The following are from one region of the Haloactinomyces albus genome:
- a CDS encoding putative bifunctional diguanylate cyclase/phosphodiesterase yields MIERHRSLDSWTRPNSPRPPVRAEVDPTRMRVFTRFSLLVLLAGIATSVVTSTWLPAHYGPELLLVGSLLTMGFLLAEQLTIDVDVKGVGWTISFSEIPLVLGLLTVPFEVVLAANLLAGLGAQVGRRAAAHVAYNAGVLCLEIAVPFAVAAGVNAGLAGMAPMWFGAAAGTLTSSLISCGFALAALHVLGGGMRLGAGARLGVRTLAVGLLNTSLGLTGYEVAVSTEWGWVLMALLCTGVLAVYRAYSGLLRDQRDLETLGDVSLSVARSGQAAIRRPSEADSSGPESSVAEWAPVAERIREQLNATRVVLRLCLDPRGEVSTLVAGEPLPETAPREGASILRECPMLQLPGSHVRSFRTLDASEDIRLALRRRGAYESLVVPLRGTNQMLGAVEAHDRVSRWRGFGRADVRLLHTLASHLATAMDNRRLLARLRHDAYHDPLTGLLNRTGFREMTHEGLRAGTAVVLRIDLELLTTVSEALGYAWGDRLVVAAGRRMREEIGPDVPLARLEAHSFAILLREYSRQQAHELAEHLRAVIAEPYPVDRLVVEASGVAGYVSAEPADSEPAEHDDAEIDVDVLLQRADVAVRAARNDADGVRGYVPSMGQIFLRRFQLVTQFRQALDSGQIEVHYQPKVALPDRRVIGAEALVRWSHPEYGRLDPDEFIPVVEATGLVDALTSFVMERALVRVRDWLDRDLRMSAAVNLSVRNLADESFPDRVSEALVRHAVPPELLTFELTESSVMADPERSLPVLRRLRELGVILAVDDFGTGYSSLAYLRRLPVDEVKIDKSFVLGMGTDLSDMAVVRSIVELGHSLRLQVVAEGVEDDAARDKLVQMGCDTAQGYLISRPLSEERFEAWLQARTVREAGSGKWYGEGQNVCTTCTTLTLRNQSHV; encoded by the coding sequence ATGATCGAGCGTCACCGCTCCCTCGATTCGTGGACAAGGCCGAATTCACCTCGACCACCCGTGCGGGCCGAAGTGGATCCGACCCGGATGCGTGTTTTCACCCGATTTTCGCTCCTCGTGCTCCTCGCGGGCATCGCCACCAGCGTGGTGACCTCGACATGGCTCCCGGCGCATTACGGCCCCGAGCTGCTGCTCGTCGGCTCGCTGCTGACGATGGGTTTTCTCCTGGCCGAGCAGCTCACCATCGACGTCGACGTCAAGGGGGTCGGCTGGACGATCTCGTTCTCCGAGATCCCCCTGGTCCTGGGGCTGCTCACCGTTCCCTTCGAGGTGGTTCTGGCAGCCAATCTCCTGGCGGGCCTGGGCGCCCAGGTCGGCAGGCGTGCCGCCGCCCATGTCGCCTACAACGCGGGTGTCCTGTGCCTGGAGATCGCGGTGCCGTTCGCGGTCGCCGCCGGAGTGAACGCAGGCCTGGCCGGGATGGCTCCGATGTGGTTCGGCGCGGCCGCGGGCACACTGACCTCCTCGCTGATCAGCTGCGGGTTCGCCCTGGCTGCCCTGCACGTCCTCGGTGGTGGGATGCGGCTCGGGGCAGGTGCCCGGCTGGGGGTGCGGACGCTGGCGGTCGGCCTGCTCAACACCTCACTCGGTCTCACCGGATACGAGGTCGCGGTGAGCACCGAGTGGGGCTGGGTGCTCATGGCGTTGCTCTGCACCGGTGTGCTCGCGGTCTACCGGGCGTACTCGGGGCTGTTACGGGACCAGCGTGACCTGGAGACGCTCGGCGACGTCAGTCTCAGCGTGGCCCGCTCCGGGCAGGCCGCTATTCGCCGCCCCTCGGAAGCCGATTCCAGCGGTCCGGAGAGCTCGGTTGCCGAGTGGGCACCGGTCGCCGAGCGGATCCGCGAGCAGCTCAACGCGACACGGGTGGTACTGCGGCTGTGTCTGGACCCCCGGGGCGAGGTCAGCACCCTCGTGGCGGGGGAGCCCTTGCCCGAGACGGCACCGCGAGAGGGTGCCTCCATCCTGCGGGAATGCCCGATGCTGCAGCTTCCGGGCAGCCATGTCCGATCGTTTCGCACCCTGGACGCGTCGGAGGACATTCGCCTCGCTCTGCGCCGACGCGGCGCCTACGAGTCCCTGGTGGTGCCGCTGCGCGGGACGAACCAGATGCTCGGTGCGGTTGAGGCGCACGATCGGGTGAGCCGGTGGCGTGGCTTCGGGCGAGCCGATGTGCGGCTGCTGCACACGTTGGCCAGTCACCTCGCCACGGCGATGGACAACCGGCGCCTGCTGGCGCGACTGCGTCATGATGCTTATCACGATCCGCTGACCGGTCTGCTCAACCGCACCGGTTTCCGAGAGATGACCCATGAGGGCCTGCGGGCGGGTACTGCTGTCGTTCTGCGGATCGATCTGGAGTTGTTGACCACCGTCAGCGAGGCGCTCGGATACGCCTGGGGCGATCGGCTGGTGGTCGCCGCCGGACGGCGTATGCGGGAGGAGATCGGCCCGGACGTGCCGCTGGCCAGGCTGGAAGCGCACTCGTTCGCGATACTGCTGCGGGAGTACAGCAGACAGCAAGCCCATGAACTCGCCGAACATCTCAGGGCGGTGATCGCCGAGCCGTATCCGGTGGATCGCCTCGTGGTGGAGGCGAGTGGCGTGGCGGGCTATGTTTCCGCCGAACCGGCTGATTCCGAACCCGCGGAGCACGATGACGCCGAGATCGATGTGGACGTTCTCCTGCAGCGTGCCGATGTGGCCGTCCGCGCCGCTCGCAACGATGCGGACGGGGTGCGTGGTTACGTGCCGAGCATGGGCCAGATCTTTCTGCGTCGGTTCCAGTTGGTCACCCAGTTCCGACAGGCGCTGGACTCCGGTCAGATCGAGGTGCATTACCAGCCGAAAGTGGCCCTGCCCGATCGCCGGGTGATCGGTGCCGAGGCACTGGTGCGCTGGTCTCACCCGGAGTACGGGCGGCTGGATCCCGACGAGTTCATTCCCGTTGTCGAGGCAACGGGGTTGGTCGACGCGCTCACATCGTTCGTGATGGAGCGTGCGCTGGTGCGGGTGCGCGACTGGCTGGACCGTGATCTGCGCATGTCGGCGGCGGTGAACCTCTCGGTGCGCAACTTGGCCGACGAGTCGTTCCCGGATCGGGTGTCCGAGGCGCTCGTGCGGCATGCTGTGCCTCCGGAACTGCTGACCTTCGAACTCACCGAGTCCAGCGTGATGGCGGATCCGGAACGGTCGCTGCCGGTGCTGCGACGGCTCCGGGAACTGGGCGTCATCCTGGCGGTGGATGACTTCGGTACCGGCTACTCGTCACTGGCGTATCTGCGTCGGTTGCCCGTGGACGAGGTGAAGATCGACAAGAGCTTCGTGCTGGGGATGGGTACCGACCTCAGCGATATGGCGGTGGTGCGCTCGATCGTCGAGCTCGGGCACTCGCTGCGGTTGCAGGTGGTTGCCGAGGGGGTCGAGGACGACGCGGCGCGGGACAAGCTCGTGCAGATGGGGTGTGACACGGCTCAGGGGTACCTGATCTCGCGACCGCTGTCCGAGGAGCGGTTCGAAGCATGGTTGCAGGCGCGCACGGTCCGGGAAGCAGGCAGCGGGAAGTGGTACGGCGAGGGCCAGAACGTCTGTACGACGTGTACGACCCTGACCCTGCGGAACCAAAGTCATGTCTGA
- a CDS encoding MaoC family dehydratase N-terminal domain-containing protein, with amino-acid sequence MPLDQSFIGREYPPTRPYEVGREKIREFAEAIRDDSALYRDVEAAKAAGYPDVIAPPTFAVLLSMSAQDAIVEDTQLGLDYSRVVHGQQDFTHHRPIRAGDELVVVVHVDDIRARAGNDFLTVRAEIGTTDGAAVCTATSMLVARGTAAEEQS; translated from the coding sequence GTGCCGCTCGACCAGTCATTCATCGGACGTGAGTATCCGCCCACCCGGCCCTACGAGGTCGGCCGGGAGAAGATTCGCGAATTCGCCGAGGCCATCCGGGACGACTCCGCGCTGTATCGGGACGTGGAGGCGGCGAAAGCCGCCGGGTATCCCGACGTGATCGCGCCTCCGACCTTCGCGGTACTGCTGTCGATGTCGGCCCAGGACGCGATCGTCGAAGACACCCAACTCGGCCTGGACTACAGCCGCGTGGTGCACGGCCAGCAGGACTTCACCCACCATCGCCCCATCCGTGCCGGCGACGAACTCGTCGTCGTGGTGCACGTGGATGACATTCGGGCTCGCGCGGGCAATGACTTCCTGACGGTGCGTGCCGAGATCGGTACGACCGATGGTGCGGCCGTGTGCACCGCGACGTCCATGCTGGTGGCCCGCGGGACGGCGGCGGAGGAGCAGTCGTGA
- the rpmG gene encoding 50S ribosomal protein L33, producing MAKAATDVRPKITLACEVCKERNYITNKNRRNNPDRMSMRKHCPRCNAHRTHKETR from the coding sequence GTGGCTAAGGCTGCCACCGATGTTCGCCCCAAGATCACTCTGGCGTGTGAAGTGTGCAAGGAGCGCAACTACATCACGAACAAGAACCGGCGGAACAATCCCGACCGGATGTCGATGAGGAAGCACTGCCCTCGCTGCAATGCGCACCGCACGCACAAGGAGACGCGCTGA
- a CDS encoding GTP-binding protein, producing MDSAGYRAPQESGQPSTSSAKIVVAGGFGVGKTTYVGSVSEIVPLTTEAVMTEASEGVDDLAATPGKTSTTVAMDFGRLSLDSDLILYLFGTPGQQRFWFMWDDLVRGAIGAVVLVDTRRLADCFSAVDFFEDRGVPYVIGVNCFDGSLRHQVEEVREAVAVGPNVPIVPCDARDPESTKQSLIALVEYAMSWWVATHPAPQR from the coding sequence GTGGACTCCGCCGGCTATAGGGCGCCGCAGGAAAGCGGGCAGCCGAGCACCAGTTCGGCCAAAATCGTGGTCGCGGGCGGGTTCGGAGTGGGGAAAACGACCTATGTCGGCTCCGTTTCCGAAATCGTGCCGTTGACCACGGAAGCGGTGATGACGGAGGCCAGCGAGGGCGTTGACGACCTCGCCGCGACTCCCGGCAAGACCTCGACGACGGTCGCCATGGACTTCGGGAGGTTATCGCTGGACTCGGACCTGATTCTGTACCTGTTCGGGACACCGGGCCAGCAGCGTTTCTGGTTCATGTGGGACGACCTGGTGCGTGGTGCGATCGGCGCGGTCGTTCTCGTGGACACTCGTCGGCTCGCGGACTGCTTTTCCGCCGTGGATTTCTTCGAGGATCGTGGCGTGCCGTATGTGATCGGGGTGAACTGCTTCGACGGATCACTGCGGCATCAGGTCGAGGAGGTACGCGAGGCCGTCGCGGTCGGTCCGAACGTGCCGATCGTGCCGTGTGACGCCCGCGACCCGGAGTCCACGAAACAGTCGCTGATCGCCCTGGTCGAATACGCCATGAGTTGGTGGGTCGCCACCCATCCCGCTCCTCAGCGGTAG
- a CDS encoding DUF742 domain-containing protein, with amino-acid sequence MSEGPGYYERQPRGEQPPYGRGRENEGGDATFADVFNGFTFGSKRGRSDHGERRSAGPARPDHSGEQGGADAPWSGYPSESEEDNTPAASIRPYAWTGGRTKSNVELELETLVSTSEHYQPGMPLRHEHQSVAELCQHPRSAAEVGALLGVPFGVVKVLLADMAGQGLIHVHQTVTDSGSAPHLMLMERVLSGLRRL; translated from the coding sequence ATGAGTGAAGGGCCTGGCTATTACGAGCGCCAGCCGAGAGGTGAGCAACCGCCGTACGGGCGCGGGCGGGAGAACGAGGGCGGCGACGCGACGTTCGCCGACGTGTTCAACGGATTCACCTTCGGAAGCAAGCGCGGCCGCAGCGACCACGGTGAGCGGAGATCCGCCGGCCCGGCACGACCGGATCATTCCGGTGAACAGGGTGGTGCCGATGCACCCTGGAGCGGCTATCCTTCCGAGTCGGAAGAGGACAACACTCCGGCAGCCAGTATCCGGCCGTATGCCTGGACCGGCGGTCGCACGAAGTCGAATGTGGAGCTGGAGTTGGAAACTCTGGTCTCCACCAGTGAGCACTACCAACCGGGAATGCCGCTGCGGCACGAGCATCAGTCCGTCGCGGAATTGTGTCAGCACCCCCGCTCTGCTGCGGAGGTCGGCGCATTGCTCGGCGTTCCGTTCGGCGTGGTCAAGGTTCTGTTGGCCGATATGGCCGGGCAAGGACTGATCCACGTCCATCAGACCGTGACCGACAGTGGCAGTGCACCACATCTGATGTTGATGGAAAGGGTATTGAGTGGACTCCGCCGGCTATAG
- the nusG gene encoding transcription termination/antitermination protein NusG: MTSHEGEELTGLSDEQADVGTEQPTEEQAAEASSMSPDEAADSGQAVGPGEDTGSTENDAGSTAAANGTGETAGSDAEEGDEEEPDPVEELRAALKRAPGEWYVVHSYAGYENKVKTNLEHRAQTLDVEDYIFQIEVPTEEVAEIKNNQRKMVQRKVLPSYVLVRMELNDASWAAVRNTPGVTGFVGATSKPSPLSINDVLKFLAPQVEKEAKPEAGKKAAKQEAAQSQVEVEFEVGESVTVMDGPFATLPATINEVNAEAQKLKVLVSIFGRETPVELSFNQVSKI; encoded by the coding sequence GTGACCTCCCACGAGGGCGAGGAGCTGACCGGCCTGTCCGACGAGCAGGCGGACGTCGGGACGGAACAACCTACCGAGGAGCAGGCCGCCGAAGCGTCGTCGATGAGCCCGGATGAAGCCGCCGACTCCGGGCAGGCTGTCGGCCCCGGCGAGGACACCGGTTCGACCGAGAACGACGCGGGCTCCACCGCAGCCGCGAACGGGACCGGTGAGACGGCCGGCTCCGATGCCGAGGAGGGCGACGAGGAAGAGCCCGATCCGGTCGAGGAGCTTCGCGCGGCTCTGAAGCGGGCTCCGGGCGAGTGGTACGTCGTGCACTCTTACGCAGGCTACGAGAACAAGGTCAAGACCAACCTGGAGCACCGCGCTCAGACGCTGGACGTCGAGGATTACATCTTCCAGATCGAGGTACCCACCGAAGAGGTTGCCGAGATCAAGAACAACCAGCGCAAGATGGTGCAGCGCAAGGTCCTGCCCAGCTATGTGCTGGTGCGCATGGAGCTCAACGACGCCTCGTGGGCCGCGGTGCGCAACACGCCGGGTGTGACCGGCTTCGTCGGTGCCACGTCGAAACCTTCACCGCTGAGCATCAACGATGTGCTGAAGTTCCTGGCTCCGCAGGTGGAGAAGGAAGCCAAGCCGGAGGCTGGGAAGAAGGCGGCCAAGCAGGAGGCTGCTCAGTCTCAGGTGGAGGTCGAGTTCGAGGTCGGCGAATCCGTTACCGTCATGGACGGGCCGTTCGCAACTTTGCCCGCGACGATCAACGAGGTCAACGCGGAGGCCCAGAAGCTCAAGGTGCTGGTTTCGATCTTCGGCCGTGAGACTCCGGTCGAGTTGTCGTTCAACCAGGTTTCCAAGATCTGA
- the secE gene encoding preprotein translocase subunit SecE, whose product MSEDREQEPDGEQPRPSGAARRERRASARSGTGKERESRSGTSSTTESTGTTQPKGRPTPSRDGRQRRVSPFRKIGRFLREVIAELRKVIWPTRRMLLTYTAVVLVFVSVMVAFIAGLDLLFGQGVLWLFGE is encoded by the coding sequence GTGAGCGAGGACCGCGAGCAGGAGCCGGATGGGGAACAGCCCCGTCCGTCCGGTGCCGCGCGGCGTGAGCGTCGTGCCTCCGCCCGTTCGGGAACCGGGAAAGAGCGGGAAAGCCGCAGCGGCACGTCGAGTACAACCGAATCGACGGGCACAACACAGCCCAAAGGTCGGCCGACCCCGTCCCGGGACGGCCGGCAGCGTCGGGTGTCACCGTTCCGGAAGATCGGTCGCTTCCTGCGGGAAGTGATCGCGGAACTGCGCAAGGTCATCTGGCCGACACGCCGGATGCTGCTGACCTACACCGCGGTGGTGCTGGTGTTCGTCAGTGTGATGGTGGCGTTCATCGCCGGTCTGGACCTGCTCTTCGGCCAGGGTGTGCTCTGGCTGTTCGGTGAGTGA
- a CDS encoding MaoC family dehydratase, which produces MPSVSEVAEGDRLPELSIPVTRADLVRYAGASGDFNPIHWNERFASEVGLPDVIAHGMLTMALAGRLVTEWTGDPGAVLHYGARFTRPVVVPDDGVGALIEVSGKVAATNEDGTVKVSITTRSAGQGVLGGASATVRLPQ; this is translated from the coding sequence ATGCCGAGCGTGTCCGAAGTCGCCGAGGGCGACCGGCTACCGGAGCTGTCCATCCCGGTGACCCGTGCCGATCTGGTGCGCTACGCGGGTGCTTCCGGCGACTTCAATCCGATTCACTGGAACGAACGGTTCGCTTCCGAAGTGGGGCTTCCGGATGTGATCGCGCACGGAATGCTCACGATGGCCCTGGCCGGGCGCCTGGTCACCGAGTGGACGGGAGACCCGGGAGCGGTTCTGCACTACGGCGCGCGTTTCACGCGGCCGGTGGTGGTGCCCGACGACGGCGTGGGAGCGCTCATCGAGGTTTCCGGCAAGGTGGCCGCCACGAACGAGGACGGCACGGTCAAGGTCTCCATCACCACCCGAAGTGCGGGCCAGGGAGTCCTCGGCGGGGCGAGCGCCACGGTGCGGCTCCCGCAGTGA
- a CDS encoding pyridoxal phosphate-dependent aminotransferase, with the protein MAAPETQSVTHTGKPRVSARIGGISESATLAVDSKAKALKAEGRPVIGFGAGEPDFPTPAPIVQAASAACADPRNHRYSPASGLPELREAIVTKTARDSNHTIQPNQVLVTNGGKQAVYQTFATLLDPGDEVLLPAPYWTTYPEAISLAGGVPVVVGTDESTGYLAGIEQLEAARTPRTKVLLFNSPSNPTGAVYPPERIAEIGRWAVEHGIWVITDEIYEHLIYGGARHVSMPAVVPELADTCVILNGVAKTYAMTGWRVGWMIGPTDVIKAATNLQSHLTSNVANVSQHAALEAVSGPLDAVAEMREAFDRRRRTIVDMLAAIPGVSCPEPHGAFYAYPSVKELLGSEIRGVRPQTSAELAELVLEQAEVAVVPGEAFGTPGYFRMSYALGDEDLAEGVRRMGELLSEAR; encoded by the coding sequence ATGGCCGCACCTGAGACACAGTCCGTTACCCACACCGGCAAGCCACGCGTGTCCGCACGCATCGGCGGGATCAGCGAATCCGCCACCCTCGCCGTCGATTCCAAGGCCAAGGCCCTCAAGGCCGAGGGGCGCCCGGTGATCGGTTTCGGTGCGGGCGAACCCGACTTCCCCACCCCCGCTCCGATCGTGCAAGCCGCCTCCGCGGCCTGTGCGGATCCCCGCAATCACCGCTACAGCCCCGCCTCGGGTCTGCCGGAGCTGCGCGAGGCCATTGTCACCAAGACCGCCCGCGACTCGAACCACACGATTCAGCCGAACCAGGTGTTGGTGACCAACGGCGGCAAGCAAGCCGTGTACCAGACCTTCGCCACACTACTCGATCCCGGCGATGAGGTCCTGCTCCCCGCGCCGTATTGGACGACCTATCCGGAGGCCATCTCACTCGCGGGTGGAGTCCCGGTCGTGGTCGGCACCGACGAGTCCACCGGGTACCTCGCCGGTATCGAACAACTGGAGGCGGCACGGACACCGCGTACCAAGGTTCTGCTGTTCAACTCGCCGTCGAACCCGACCGGCGCCGTTTATCCGCCGGAGCGAATCGCGGAGATCGGGCGCTGGGCCGTCGAGCACGGCATCTGGGTGATCACCGATGAAATCTACGAGCACCTCATCTACGGCGGTGCCCGCCATGTGTCGATGCCCGCCGTCGTTCCCGAACTGGCCGACACCTGCGTGATCCTCAACGGGGTCGCCAAGACCTATGCCATGACCGGCTGGCGGGTCGGCTGGATGATCGGGCCGACCGACGTCATCAAGGCCGCGACGAACCTGCAATCCCACCTGACGTCCAACGTCGCCAACGTTTCCCAGCATGCCGCGCTGGAGGCCGTCAGCGGACCGCTCGACGCGGTCGCGGAGATGCGGGAGGCGTTCGACCGGCGGCGGCGCACCATTGTGGACATGCTCGCGGCGATTCCCGGGGTGAGCTGCCCCGAGCCGCACGGGGCTTTCTACGCGTATCCCTCGGTGAAGGAGCTGCTGGGCTCGGAGATCCGCGGCGTTCGTCCCCAGACGAGTGCCGAACTCGCCGAGCTCGTGCTGGAGCAGGCGGAAGTCGCCGTCGTCCCCGGTGAGGCGTTCGGCACTCCGGGGTACTTCCGGATGTCCTACGCCCTCGGCGACGAGGACCTGGCCGAAGGCGTTCGCCGGATGGGCGAGCTGCTGAGCGAGGCACGCTGA
- the rplK gene encoding 50S ribosomal protein L11: protein MPPKKKRLAAIVKLQIQAGQANPAPPVGPALGQHGVNIMEFCKAYNAATENQRGDVVPVEISVFEDRSFDFKLKTPPAAKLLLKAAGVQKGSGEPHKTKVGKVSMDQIREIAQTKWVDLNSPTMDEAEKIIAGTARSMGLRVED, encoded by the coding sequence ATGCCGCCCAAGAAGAAGCGACTCGCAGCGATCGTCAAGCTGCAGATTCAGGCTGGCCAGGCCAACCCGGCACCGCCCGTCGGTCCGGCGCTCGGTCAGCACGGCGTCAACATCATGGAGTTCTGCAAGGCCTACAACGCCGCCACCGAGAATCAGCGTGGCGACGTGGTGCCGGTTGAGATCTCCGTGTTCGAGGACCGGTCCTTCGACTTCAAGTTGAAGACTCCGCCGGCCGCGAAGCTGCTGCTCAAGGCCGCCGGTGTGCAGAAGGGCAGTGGCGAGCCGCACAAGACCAAGGTGGGCAAGGTCAGCATGGACCAGATCCGTGAGATCGCCCAGACCAAGTGGGTCGACCTCAACTCGCCGACCATGGACGAGGCCGAGAAGATCATCGCGGGTACCGCGCGGTCGATGGGGCTCCGGGTCGAGGACTGA
- the rplA gene encoding 50S ribosomal protein L1, which translates to MATRSKTYKQAAELVDRTRTYTPQEAVELAKKTAKTNMDATVEVALRLGVDPRKADQMVRGTVNLPHGTGKTARVIVFASGDKAAEAEAAGADAAGSDELIERIQGGWLDFDAAVATPDQMAKVGKIARVLGPRGLMPNPKTGTVTPEVTKAISDIKGGKINFRVDKQANLHFVIGKVSFSTEQLLENYAAALDEVLRSKPTTSKGRYLKKVSFTTTMGPGIMVDQNRTRIMLDANL; encoded by the coding sequence ATGGCAACGCGCAGCAAGACGTACAAGCAGGCCGCCGAACTGGTCGACCGCACGCGGACGTACACGCCGCAGGAGGCCGTCGAGCTGGCCAAGAAGACGGCCAAGACCAACATGGACGCCACCGTCGAGGTGGCGCTGCGGCTCGGCGTCGATCCCCGCAAGGCAGACCAGATGGTCCGCGGCACCGTGAACCTGCCGCACGGTACTGGTAAGACTGCCCGCGTCATCGTGTTCGCTTCCGGTGACAAGGCCGCCGAGGCCGAGGCCGCCGGTGCGGACGCGGCAGGCTCCGATGAGCTGATCGAGCGTATCCAGGGCGGCTGGCTCGATTTCGATGCGGCGGTGGCCACCCCGGACCAGATGGCCAAGGTCGGCAAGATCGCACGCGTGCTCGGGCCGCGTGGTCTGATGCCGAACCCGAAGACGGGCACCGTGACCCCGGAGGTCACCAAGGCGATCTCCGACATCAAGGGCGGTAAGATCAACTTCCGGGTGGACAAGCAGGCCAACCTGCACTTCGTCATCGGCAAGGTTTCGTTCTCCACCGAGCAACTGCTGGAGAACTACGCTGCGGCTCTCGATGAGGTCCTGCGTTCCAAGCCGACGACCTCCAAGGGTCGTTACCTGAAGAAGGTCTCCTTCACCACGACCATGGGCCCGGGCATCATGGTGGATCAGAACCGGACCCGCATCATGCTCGACGCGAACCTCTGA
- a CDS encoding TIGR03668 family PPOX class F420-dependent oxidoreductase: MRMEQEQARREFARASVARLATVSEQAQPHLVPVTFVVTGDLITTAVDHKPKRTTELKRLRNITENARVTLLVDHYEEDWSRLWWVRADGAASLADATDHPDLVDALATKYGQYQQQRPAQTLIVIRVHRWTGWAAS; encoded by the coding sequence ATGCGCATGGAGCAGGAACAGGCGCGCCGGGAATTCGCACGAGCCTCCGTCGCTCGGCTGGCGACCGTGAGCGAGCAAGCACAGCCCCATCTGGTTCCGGTCACCTTCGTGGTGACCGGTGATCTGATCACCACGGCCGTGGATCACAAGCCCAAGCGAACCACGGAACTGAAAAGGCTGCGCAACATCACCGAAAACGCACGGGTCACGCTCCTCGTCGACCATTACGAGGAAGACTGGTCACGACTGTGGTGGGTGCGCGCGGACGGCGCTGCGAGCCTCGCCGATGCCACGGATCATCCGGACCTGGTGGATGCCCTGGCCACCAAGTACGGGCAGTACCAGCAACAGCGGCCCGCGCAGACGCTGATCGTCATCCGGGTGCACCGCTGGACCGGCTGGGCGGCTTCCTGA
- a CDS encoding roadblock/LC7 domain-containing protein: MTSQQAKSDQFAWLVTDFTERVAGVAHAIVVSADGLLLVSSDKLPKDRADQLAAVASGLLSLTQGAARCFEAGGIKETIVEMDRGLMLQMAISDGSCLTVLASPQCDMGLIAYEMAMLVQRVGRILTPELRSQLQGSSRSATEQLV; encoded by the coding sequence ATGACGTCGCAGCAGGCAAAGTCCGACCAGTTCGCATGGTTGGTCACCGACTTCACCGAGCGAGTCGCCGGGGTGGCCCACGCCATTGTCGTCTCGGCCGACGGGTTGTTGCTCGTTTCCTCGGACAAGTTGCCGAAGGACCGGGCCGATCAGCTCGCCGCCGTCGCTTCGGGCTTGCTGAGCCTGACTCAGGGGGCAGCCCGGTGCTTCGAAGCGGGCGGGATCAAGGAGACCATCGTCGAGATGGACCGGGGCCTGATGCTGCAGATGGCCATCAGCGACGGTTCGTGCTTGACCGTGCTCGCCTCACCGCAGTGCGACATGGGGCTGATCGCCTACGAGATGGCCATGCTCGTGCAGCGCGTGGGACGCATCCTCACCCCTGAACTGCGTTCACAGCTGCAGGGCTCGAGTCGTTCTGCGACAGAGCAACTGGTGTGA